A genomic stretch from Coffea arabica cultivar ET-39 chromosome 10c, Coffea Arabica ET-39 HiFi, whole genome shotgun sequence includes:
- the LOC140016071 gene encoding protein IQ-DOMAIN 33-like isoform X2 → MGGAKAELVRGVFFKTRSGKARDGRGRSNAVEKKGWSSVKSYLCGDECASVLGENDSASFGQLEISSVVAEENSAQTTRLCQIHSDFTEEDTASFKSSEATVTQPIIREIPDKSDKKNISNNQELWGVKQNSAYQLFQQEDAAMTIQSAFRNYLARCSSRMKVNDGKQEIIVHTAIPSPESLSSSIKVQTGESTGTSVVDVESISLNQPMQKRARVQAAKLQEDWDDSTVSSTISKMRIQKRIEAATRRERALAYAFAQQLRVCAKKKCTKSNSLDANMSWSWLERWMATRQPESSLVSNNACKRTKLRSCTSLSKKLMDATAEEESCGSNEVSAHIDGILVAGQRTQDRIRPAKIKSRKEYRKETTRFKQAVCKRGKDRICS, encoded by the exons GGAAGAAGCAATGCAGTGGAAAAGAAAGGATGGAGCTCAGTCAAGTCATATTTGTGTGGTGATGAATGTGCTTCGGTCCTGGGAGAAAACGATTCAGCTTCATTCGGACAGCTTGAGATCAGCTCAGTTGTCGCCGAGGAGAATTCGGCTCAGACAACCAGACTATGTCAAATTCATTCAGACTTTACAGAGGAAGATACAGCTTCCTTCAAGAGTTCCGAAGCCACTGTAACTCAACCCATCATACGAGAAATCCCAGACAAAAGCGATAAAAAGAACATTTCGAACAATCAAGAACTTTGGGGAGTGAAGCAAAACTCAGCCTATCAGCTCTTTCAGCAAGAAGATGCTGCCATGACCATTCAGTCAGCATTCAGAAATTATCTG GCCAGGTGTTCCTCTCGGATGAAGGTGAATGATGGAAAGCAAGAGATCATTGTGCACACAGCAATTCCAAGCCCAGAGTCTCTAAGCTCATCAATAAAAGTTCAAACAGGTGAGTCAACAGGCACATCTGTAGTTGATGTTGAAAGCATTAGCCTCAACCAGCCAATGCAAAAGCGTGCAAGAGTCCAAGCGGCAAAGCTGCAG GAAGATTGGGATGATAGCACAGTAAGTAGTACCATATCAAAAATGAGGATTCAGAAAAGAATAGAGGCGGCAACAAGGCGAGAGAGAGCTCTTGCATATGCTTTTGCACAAcag TTAAGAGTATGTGCAAAGAAGAAATGTACCAAATCCAATAGCTTGGATGCCAATATGAGCTGGAGCTGGCTAGAAAGATGGATGGCAACCCGCCAGCCAGAAAGTTCTTTGGTTAGTAACAATGCATGCAAGAGGACCAAGTTGCGTAGCTGCACATCACTGTCCAAAAAATTAATGGATGCAACAGCCGAAGAGGAAAGCTGTGGATCTAATGAGGTTTCTGCACACATTGATGGAATATTGGTAGCTGGTCAAAGAACACAGGATCGTATTAGGCCTGCCAAGATTAAAAGCCGTAAGGAATATCGCAAAGAAACAACTCGTTTCAAGCAGGCAGTGTGTAAAAGAGGCAAAG ATAGGATCTGCTCCTAA
- the LOC140016071 gene encoding protein IQ-DOMAIN 33-like isoform X1, giving the protein MGGAKAELVRGVFFKTRSGKARDGRGRSNAVEKKGWSSVKSYLCGDECASVLGENDSASFGQLEISSVVAEENSAQTTRLCQIHSDFTEEDTASFKSSEATVTQPIIREIPDKSDKKNISNNQELWGVKQNSAYQLFQQEDAAMTIQSAFRNYLARCSSRMKVNDGKQEIIVHTAIPSPESLSSSIKVQTGESTGTSVVDVESISLNQPMQKRARVQAAKLQEDWDDSTVSSTISKMRIQKRIEAATRRERALAYAFAQQLRVCAKKKCTKSNSLDANMSWSWLERWMATRQPESSLVSNNACKRTKLRSCTSLSKKLMDATAEEESCGSNEVSAHIDGILVAGQRTQDRIRPAKIKSRKEYRKETTRFKQAVCKRGKGKQERFSGR; this is encoded by the exons GGAAGAAGCAATGCAGTGGAAAAGAAAGGATGGAGCTCAGTCAAGTCATATTTGTGTGGTGATGAATGTGCTTCGGTCCTGGGAGAAAACGATTCAGCTTCATTCGGACAGCTTGAGATCAGCTCAGTTGTCGCCGAGGAGAATTCGGCTCAGACAACCAGACTATGTCAAATTCATTCAGACTTTACAGAGGAAGATACAGCTTCCTTCAAGAGTTCCGAAGCCACTGTAACTCAACCCATCATACGAGAAATCCCAGACAAAAGCGATAAAAAGAACATTTCGAACAATCAAGAACTTTGGGGAGTGAAGCAAAACTCAGCCTATCAGCTCTTTCAGCAAGAAGATGCTGCCATGACCATTCAGTCAGCATTCAGAAATTATCTG GCCAGGTGTTCCTCTCGGATGAAGGTGAATGATGGAAAGCAAGAGATCATTGTGCACACAGCAATTCCAAGCCCAGAGTCTCTAAGCTCATCAATAAAAGTTCAAACAGGTGAGTCAACAGGCACATCTGTAGTTGATGTTGAAAGCATTAGCCTCAACCAGCCAATGCAAAAGCGTGCAAGAGTCCAAGCGGCAAAGCTGCAG GAAGATTGGGATGATAGCACAGTAAGTAGTACCATATCAAAAATGAGGATTCAGAAAAGAATAGAGGCGGCAACAAGGCGAGAGAGAGCTCTTGCATATGCTTTTGCACAAcag TTAAGAGTATGTGCAAAGAAGAAATGTACCAAATCCAATAGCTTGGATGCCAATATGAGCTGGAGCTGGCTAGAAAGATGGATGGCAACCCGCCAGCCAGAAAGTTCTTTGGTTAGTAACAATGCATGCAAGAGGACCAAGTTGCGTAGCTGCACATCACTGTCCAAAAAATTAATGGATGCAACAGCCGAAGAGGAAAGCTGTGGATCTAATGAGGTTTCTGCACACATTGATGGAATATTGGTAGCTGGTCAAAGAACACAGGATCGTATTAGGCCTGCCAAGATTAAAAGCCGTAAGGAATATCGCAAAGAAACAACTCGTTTCAAGCAGGCAGTGTGTAAAAGAGGCAAAG GCAAGCAAGAAAGATTTTCTGGCAGATGA